A region of the Aphelocoma coerulescens isolate FSJ_1873_10779 chromosome 7, UR_Acoe_1.0, whole genome shotgun sequence genome:
CTTGGagcagccaggccagggcagGAATTCTGCTGGCCAGTGTAACACTGTCAGCCCCCATCAGATGTCCGGGCACTTGCTGCCCCGTGGGAGGCCCCGCCTCCCACCCAACCTACAGCCAGAGTTGTAGATATTAGCATTTAAAAGCAATCTAGGCTTTAAAATTTATAAAATGTCTCTCTCTTCTCAGTGATGCCAACAAGTTTCTCTTAGTCTTACTGccctttaattttaaaagactaTGGACTGGAATTTTTTCAGTAACATGTATCTTTTTACTTCTAAGTTAATGCTGAGACAAAGTCTGTGCCCTGAACTGACCCCGAGGCTGTGGCTTCAGTGGAGTTCATTAGCATTTCTGACAATGCTGTTAGGCCTGTGCTACAAATATTGTACATAAAGGCTGAATACAGAACCACACGTTATGATCTGACTGTATATAACCCTATTTTAATGCCCTTGCAATGAGGGGACTGTGTCAATTAACCAAGGATAACATAAACTTCAGAGACAGGTGTAAAGGCTTCTCTGTGCACATAAAGCTCTAACAGAAAATTTACATGCACAGGGGCTcaccatctttttttttgtttctgttccttTCACAGCAGAGGTGGATTTTCCTCTAACACAGGGCTTGGGTTTATTTTTGAGCTCATTCACTCATGTCCCATCAGAAAATGGTGCTTTCccaaggaaacaaaataaaatcccaTTTTACTAGGCTGGCTGCACACTGCCATCAAGTGATGTACTCTCGTTCTGGGATCTGTATGGTGCTGAGTGTTTCCATAGCGTCAGGATGCTGAATGTTTGCTGTAACTGTAGTCTTTTCTTATGGAGCTAGTGAAAAACCAACATCTTCTCTACTCAAGCCATATTTCACCTTCATGTCCTACTTCTGATGCTGGTGCTTTTACTTCTCTTTCTACCAAACTGTTCAACACTGCTCTGCCACTGAGGTCAATTTGCTGATaacttttggaaagaaaatgcaatagcaagtgcaaaaaaacaaaattaaatctcAGACTTATTCACCGAGATAAGAGCAAACAGTTGGAACATATTGATGCTTTTCAATTTTAGCAACAATCcactgaaggaggaaaaaagaaacagtattGCTAACAGCTCAGCATTTTCAAGGTGCAAAGTAATTCCACAGCCTTAATTATTTCAGTGTATTGCTGGTCTGCCTTAAATGTATCTTCAGTTTTATTGCGGATTTCATTTTGTATGCACACAATGTTGGTTTGTAAAGGCAGGTTtgtaaatatttcctttgtAAGTCTAATCACTCATGTGTACTGTTGTGAGGTGACTACTTGCTGTCCCATGTTGTTGTTACTATACTGCAGTATATATGATCATCTACAGATGTAGCTTCGACCTGTACATCTCCTGTCCTTGCATTCCCATAAATAGAGTATACTAACAACTCCGTTTCTGGGCTTTTTttgattaaataaaattattcagaGAAGACCGGGTCAGTCTTATTTCACACGTGTAGTATCTTTCTGAGTGAGGTCGGGCTGCCTGAGGGGTTTATTCAGCTCGTCTTATCCGCAGGAATCTCTCAGGGAACCAGGATTGTCACCCTGGCTGCATCCACCGAGCGGCCTTTTGGGAATCACCCCGGGAGCCGACGCGGCGAGAAACCCTCGGGTCGCATCAAACCCTCCGTGCACCGGCGGTTTCTGCTTCCCGGGGGAATGGGCTGGCGGCAGAACTGGGACTCGGGGAGCAGTGCCGGGATGGCGCAGCCGGGGCTGCCGCCGCGGGCAGGGGAtgcgggccgggccccgccgctccccgctgcTCACACGGTgtccccgccccgcgcccctccCGCTCTGCATCATCCCCGTGCGCCGGGCCGGCCATGGCGGCGGGGCCTGAGGGGGCCGTGGCGGCGGCGCTGAGCGCGGCGGGCGCGCTGCGCTTCGGGCACTTCGTGCTGAAGAGCGGCCGCGCCTCCCCCGTGTACATCGACCTGCGCGGCCTCGTGTCCCACCCGCGCCTCCTCCGACAGGTGCGGGCCGGggagccccggcaccgcccggcccgggccccgcgtgtgtccctgccctttgcGGGGTAGCGGGTTCCTCACGGCTCAGGGGAGCGGGGCACGGCAGCGCCTCCGGGGCTCTCCAGGGCCGGCACCCCGCAGGGTCGGCTCTTGGGTCGTGTCAGGCAGAGGGGGTTTCATTGATTTAGTCACCTTCGCGCCAGCGTGGCGCTTACAAAGCGTTTGGTTTTCCGTTTCAGGTTGCAGGACTTCTTTTCCAAGCAGCCCGAGATGCCGGTCTGGAGTACGACTGCGTGTGCGGCGTTCCCTACACGGCGCTGCCGCTGGCCACGATCATCTGCGCAGAAAATCAGGTTCCAATGCTTATacggaggaaggaaggaaaagactACGGTAAAGCCTTCAAATCAAGAGTTTGCAACTTACCTTGTttgggaaatgactttttatatatttgtgGTTCTTTTGTAATGCACAGCACCTCCGCTCCAGTTTTAAGGTTACCATTGCAATTGAAGAAGCAGACCCTTTCCCCCCCTAAAGCAAACCTCCCGCAGCATCCCAGCCTGATCAACCTCTCCCAGCTGTTAAGCTGCAGCTTTAGTCCTGCTGTAGGAGATTTAGAGACTCTTGAAGggtgttttgtgtttctttggttttgtttgtgagagtttgtttctctcctttagcagcatcttttttttttctttgacttcTTACCATTGCTATGGTTCTAGGTTAGTGGCCTTGTCCAGAAACAAGGATTTATAACTCAGATTCTCCAGCATGCTGACAGCAGAGCCACGTTTTGCTCTTAAACAGAACTTTTTGCATACTGGCTCCAAAAGGAACCTTTCTAGTCTCTTCATTTATCTCTCAAacccatttttatttcattatccTGTAGTCCTGTAATCAGTGAGCCAGGTAAGCAGCAGTCCTTTCTCTGCTCAATGTACCATTTATTTGTGATAAAGGAAGGGGGAGAGCAGACTGAAGCATTAAGCTGCTATATAACTGGATTTCTACGCATCCTCTTCCAACAGTGTGTAATTAGAAAGTACCCTTGTCAAAACTAAATGCTACTCCTGTGTCAGGCAGTGGGCCAGGCATGGAAACATTTGCTGTTCCTTCTTGTGAAGCACAAGCCAGTTGTGACAGCGATTAGCTGCTCCTGGGAAAGCCAGGCATCCTTTGTCATTGCCCCCCAGGAGGCCTTTCATGGATGTGTGCCTGTTGTTAGTTAGGACAAAGGCACTCGAGGCTTTCCTCCTTCTAATTGTTCTAACAGGCATATTAAGCACAGAGTGCTGCCTGTGGAAAACAGGGGACATGCTGAAGAGTGACAATAACTTGGCTGCCTTAAAGATGTTTTAAATAGCGTGAGAATAATTTTGTAAATCTGAGCTTTCAAGTCATGACAGTAATAAACTTCTGAAGTCATCTTATTTGAACATTTGAATTAGTGCTTTTAACTGTGTGTCAGTTTTGTTAATGGAACATAACTTCTGGAAACATAAAGTAGTATTTTATTAGCTTGGAGAAGTAACAGTTTACAAATTGAATTACAGGTCAGTGAGTGAGCTGTGGTAAGAATTGGGATAAGTGGTATCATCTATTAAAGTTTTGATACTCTTAAGGTTTTTCTGGGTCGTCCAACCTTTCTTAATTTGGTGGagtgtttgctttttatttttcaggtacTAAGCGGATGGTAGAAGGCACCATTAATCCAGGAGAGACATGCCTGATCATTGAAGATGTAGTAACAAGTGGATCCAGTGTACTGGAAACTGCAGAAGTTCTTCAGAAAGAAGGATTAAAAGTCACAGATGCCATAGTGCTGTTGGACAGGGAGCAGGGTGGGAAGGCCAGGCTAGAGGAACATGGAATTCGCCTGCACTCTGTGTGCACCTTGTCTGGGGTGCTGGAGATTCTCCAGCAGCGGGGAGAAGTGGCTGCTGAGATGGTTGAAAAGGTGAAGAAATtcattcagggaaatgtgtttGAGGCAGTGGCTCAGAATGGTGCTGCTCCTGTGAAGAGAGTCTGCAAGGAGCTGAGCTTCAGCACCCGTGCCCAGCTGCCAGGCCTGCATCCCATTGCAGCCAGGCTTCTCATGCTCATGGAAAAGAAGCAGACAAACTTGTGCCTTTCTGCTGATGTCACCAgccccaaggagctgctgcagctagCTGCCACCCTGGGCCCCAGCATCTGTATCCTGAAGACTCACATAGACATCTTGAATGATTTCACCCAGGAGGTAGTAAAGGAGTTGAGAGCGCTCGCAGATCAACATGAATTCTTGATTTTTGAAGACAGGAAATTTGCAGATATTGGAAACACAGTGAAACATCAGTATGAAGGTGATTATCATCAACCTAGATTTACTATAACTTTGCTGCTGGTGTGTGTAACTGCAGTGCTGACACAGGTTGCCAGGAGAGAGCGTGGAATCTCCAGCCTTGGGAAATACTCAGGGGGATAAGACCCTGAGCAACCAGACCTAGTGTTGAAGTTAACCCTGCTGAGAGGGCATGACctcttgaggtcccttccaacctaagtCTTTTTATGAATCTGTGGTTGTGCTCAGTAAGTACTTCTGAGTAGTTGTGTGCTGTGAGAAACTGCAGCCTGGCTTCTTAAGGCAGCCTGCTATTATTGTATTGCTTGTGTGCCCAGCATGGCTTTCCTTTGGTActccatctgcagctgcaggactGCTGTTCTCTTTTCCTGATCTTTATGTCCCATATGATCTGTGTGCTGTCTGGGAAGATAGCACCCGTGACAGCGGATTTCTGGGCTACCATAAATGTCTCAGTGAACATTAAAGGTGAGGCACTAACAAGTGTTTGTGAAAAGTAAACTGAGAGATTACACTTTGTGGTTAGGCAGCTGTCAGAACTGTCTGATGAGACTGAACTTATAACTGTCAAGCTTCAGCAGTAAAACTGTCTTAAATATGTGAGTGATTTAGTGTGCAGCTGTTTTTGTTTAACTTGTGGTTCCTGTTTAACACAGTTCTGACGACTCTGTGTCTTCCTGTCCCTGTTCTCAGGTGGTGTGTTCAGAATCGCATCCTGGGCGGACATCGTCAATGCCCACGTGGTTCCAGGCTCTGGAGTTGTGAAAGGTCTGAAGGAAGTAGGTCTTCCTCTGCAGCGTGGCTGTCTCCTCGTTGCTGAGATGAGTTCCCAAGGGTCT
Encoded here:
- the UMPS gene encoding uridine 5'-monophosphate synthase; this encodes MAAGPEGAVAAALSAAGALRFGHFVLKSGRASPVYIDLRGLVSHPRLLRQVAGLLFQAARDAGLEYDCVCGVPYTALPLATIICAENQVPMLIRRKEGKDYGTKRMVEGTINPGETCLIIEDVVTSGSSVLETAEVLQKEGLKVTDAIVLLDREQGGKARLEEHGIRLHSVCTLSGVLEILQQRGEVAAEMVEKVKKFIQGNVFEAVAQNGAAPVKRVCKELSFSTRAQLPGLHPIAARLLMLMEKKQTNLCLSADVTSPKELLQLAATLGPSICILKTHIDILNDFTQEVVKELRALADQHEFLIFEDRKFADIGNTVKHQYEGGVFRIASWADIVNAHVVPGSGVVKGLKEVGLPLQRGCLLVAEMSSQGSLATGEYTKAAVQMAEDNPDFVFGFICGSRVSNKPEFLHLTPGVQLQTGGDNLGQKYLSPKEVIGEKGSDIIIVGRGILAVSDRLQEAEKYRKAAWESYMSRLGIPAED